In one window of Arachis ipaensis cultivar K30076 chromosome B06, Araip1.1, whole genome shotgun sequence DNA:
- the LOC107645797 gene encoding myosin-binding protein 1 — MASSGLSTAMLSRNFSTSLASALLEWFLIFFLFVDAVFSYVITKFASYCKLQTPCLFCSRLDHVLGKQKTGFYWELICSAHKLEISSLVLCRAHDKLVNVQGICQNCLFSLANINKTNAENCNLVGKFGDESASRFDQDPLLGDRIETRCSCCNEQRIFNSYDERLAFSKSIESEVVDLDELEAVRDSLHDKKRRAKPSVSFRVANLRNSQLDPLSHVGYTEVKVTSDTESESELPLSEDDDTNIPVSVTDDTKEDVKLPCEDIEPTIIDLNKASGKPRSLAPPLEPLLSEPEIQLENTDTHAIKSVSEAMGSENNDEELDWQQAEKNADATTVSKESYELTTNEVGLASDKRSAMDCEEIIKSGNKQTTSEAGSEPNPVSSDSFQQNPIILDLGDAYKLAVGNKGRQLSGMLAEQWLGKDSTRVSEDLKMMLSQFSATRGTDLSMNDISPRLSINSDEMKNSDVSNSTGMQILQKMISLERNESGLSLDGSIVSEIEGESAVDRLKRQVDHDRKLMSALYKELEEERNASAVAANQALAMITRLQEEKAALHMEALQYLRVMDEQSEYDTDALQKANDAISEKDREIEELEAKLDFYRKKFPDESMNENVLVTNFEMKVKDIGLDNSQCSAIESEESILGKSVTENPIISDKAQELVTSLEGKNVQLVKNSSLKFQEERLYISDRLKKLEKQVYLFLNMHHSEEKCINSESSGKESPVNCEKLDRSVVMPDSVSILKMNSDAKDCDYFSSKEPKDFDENGDSPLLCGNNDLASTGNVIHNFVGRLQILEADLSFLEHSMNLLSNGNEGLKLLKEIADHLQQLRRIGIREIDQLDA; from the exons ATGGCGTCTTCTGGATTGTCAACTGCCATGTTATCCAgaaattttagcacatcattggCATCGGCATTGCTGGAATGGTTTCTGATCTTTTTCCTTTTTGTTGATGCTGTATTTTCTTATGTCATTACAAAGTTTGCTAGTTACTGCAAATTGCAAACCCCATGCCTCTTTTGTTCAAGACTTGATCATGTGTTAGGAAAGCAGAAAACAGGATTCTATTGGGAATTGATCTGCAGTGCTCATAAATTGGAGATTTCTTCATTGGTTCTTTGTCGCGCGCATGATAAGCTTGTTAATGTTCAAGGAATTTGCCAAAACTGCCTCTTTTCTCTTGCTAACATCAATAAAACCAATGCTGAAAATTGCAACTTAGTAGGTAAATTTGGGGATGAATCTGCCTCCAGGTTTGATCAGGATCCATTACTTGGTGACCGGATTGAAACACGGTGTTCTTGTTGCAATGAGCAAAGGATTTTCAATTCTTATGATGAAAGATTGGCTTTCAGTAAGTCAATTGAGTCTGAAGTTGTGGATCTTGATGAGTTGGAAGCTGTTAGAGACAGTTTACATGACAAGAAAAGGAGAGCAAAACCATCAGTATCATTCAGAGTTGCAAACCTTAGAAATAGCCAGCTTGACCCTTTGTCTCATGTAGGTTATACAGAAGTCAAGGTTACTTCTGATACTGAGTCTGAATCTGAACTTCCCTTATCCGAAGATGACGATACCAATATACCAGTTTCTGTAACGGATGATACCAAGGAAGATGTAAAACTTCCATGTGAAGACATAGAGCCTACCATCATTGATTTAAATAAGGCTTCAGGGAAGCCCAGGAGTTTAGCTCCTCCACTTGAGCCATTACTATCAGAGCCGGAAATTCAGTTAGAAAATACGGATACTCATGCTATTAAATCTGTATCAGAAGCAATGGGAAGTGAGAATAATGACGAAGAACTTGATTGGCAACAGGCTGAAAAAAATGCTGATGCTACCACAGTATCAAAGGAAAGCT ATGAATTGACAACAAATGAAGTTGGGCTAGCATCTGATAAAAGATCTGCCATGGATTGTGAGGAAATCATCAAGTCAGGCAATAAGCAAACAACATCCGAAGCAGGTTCCGAACCAAACCCGGTTTCTAGTGACAGTTTTCAGCAAAATCCCATTATATTGGATCTGGGTGATGCTTATAAGCTAGCTGTTGGTAACAAAGGAAGACAGTTATCCGGCATGCTTGCTGAACAATGGCTTGGTAAAGATTCTACAAGAGTTAGCGAAGATTTGAAGATGATGTTGTCACAATTCTCTGCTACTCGAGGAACTGATCTGTCTATGAACGATATCAGTCCCAGATTGTCTATAAACAGCGACGAAATGAAGAATTCTGATGTTTCTAACTCTACCGGAATGCAGATACTTCAAAAGATGATATCACTCGAGCGAAATGAGTCCGGCTTGTCTCTGGATGGAAGCATTGTGAGTGAAATTGAAGGTGAAAGCGCGGTTGACAGACTAAAACGGCAAGTTGATCATGACAGGAAACTGATGAGTGCTTTGTATAAAGAGCTGGAGGAAGAAAGAAATGCTTCTGCAGTTGCTGCTAATCAAGCACTAGCCATGATCACAAGGCTGCAGGAAGAAAAGGCAGCATTACATATGGAAGCCTTGCAGTATTTAAGAGTGATGGATGAGCAGTCAGAGTATGATACCGACGCTTTGCAAAAGGCGAACGATGCTATTTCTGAGAAGGACAGAGAGATTGAGGAATTGGAAGCAAAGCTTGATTTTTATAGGAAGAAATTCCCTGATGAATCAATGAATGAAAATGTTTTGGTGACAAACTTTGAGATGAAGGTGAAGGATATTGGATTGGATAACTCACAATGTTCTGCCATCGAAAGCGAAGAAAGTATTCTTGGAAAATCAGTTACTGAAAATCCTATTATATCTGACAAAGCTCAAGAGTTAGTCACTTCTTTGGAGGGGAAAAATGTTCAACTTGTGAAAAATTCATCATTGAAGTTTCAAGAGGAAAGGCTGTATATTTCGGACCGGTTGAAGAAGCTGGAGAAGCAAGTTTACCTTTTCTTGAATATGCATCACTCAGAGGAGAAGTGCATCAATTCTGAAAGTTCTGGAAAGGAATCCCCAGTAAACTGCGAAAAGTTAGACCGCAGTGTTGTGATGCCAGATTCTGTTTCCATATTAAAAATGAATTCAGATGCCAAGGATTGTGATTACTTCTCATCCAAGGAACCTAAAGATTTTGACGAAAATGGTGATTCCCCTTTGCTCTGTGGAAATAATGATTTAGCTTCAACTGGAAATGTGATTCATAATTTCGTTGGAAGGCTTCAAATTCTTGAGGCAGACCTGAGTTTTCTTGAGCATAGTATGAACTTACTAAGCAATGGAAATGAAGGACTTaaattgttaaaggaaatagctGATCATCTGCAACAGTTACGTCGGATCGGGATTAGAGAAATTGATCAACTCGATGCTTGA